GGGCTGGGGCCCCAAAGGGGCACGCCTGCGCGGCTTCGCCCCACACGGTCACTGGCGTACCCTCACATTCCTCGGCGCGCTCCGCCATGACCAACTCACGGCACCCTGCGTCTTCGACGGCCCGATCAACGGCGAATGCTTCCGCGCTTATGTGAAGCACCTTCTCCTGCCAACCCTGCGCGAAGGCGACATCGTCATTCTCGACAATCTCGGAAGCCACAAGTCCAAAGCTGTCAGGCAGATGATCCAGGCTGCTGGCGCCAGGCTCTGGTACCTGCCGCCATACTCGCCCGACCTCAACCCGATCGAACAGGCCTTCTCCAAGATCAAACACTGGATGCGGCAAGCTCAGAAGCGCACCATCGAGGACACTTGGCGCCACATCGGTCACCTCGTCCACGACATCCAGCCTCGCGAATGCGCCAACTACTTCGCCAACGCCGGTTACGCTTCAGTCAAAATGTGAAACGCTCTAATGCCGACTTGCGTTCGTGATGCATTTCCGGAATGCAACCTGATGATCACAATCCGTCACGGGTTACAGTCCCCTGTTGACGTCCCCAGCTATCTTTCCGGCCAAAAAAGTGAAATGCACTCAACGCGATGGCGCCGACAGTGGTTTCAAGCACAATCGTCCGTTGCGCGTACGAACTCGAAACGGACTCCCGATCTATGACAAACGCATTGCCGCGATGGCGCCGGATCACATCAACAAAGCTCTGCGGGAATTCTGATCGATCGAGATCAAGTCCGACAACACCCAGACCAGCGCCACACCCTCACGCTCATAATGCGTGCACCGCGCAGAAATCTCGGTCTGGAACGTGCGCGATAGCTGTACCTCGAAAACACATTCGGGAAAATCACGCCATACAACCTGTACATCGGGGAACTTGCCGTACTCGTTTTCCGTAGGGGGCCGATATGCATTTACCGTACTGGATACGTAGCGCGCATCAAGCTTCGCCAACGCATCGATCTGCTCACATAGCAAGCGGTGTGTTTGCGATTCCTGCTGACCATTTTACTGCGCTTGGCGGACCCTCTCTGGGTGGTCGTTTGCTCCATGATGCCACGGGCAGAGCGAGCCACCCCCTTGAAAATGGGAGGACAACGGGTAGGGAACGCCTTTCTTCCTGCGGGCTCGTATGAAGACCGGATCGCCGCACATTACACACCTGCAGTTCAAACCAGCTGACCACCCCTGGTGATAATCGGTAATGCGATCTCTAAGCATGCCCCATTCGGCATCGGGCATATCGATAAGTTCGCGTGCTGTCACGGGGCCGATGTCGCCCTCAAAAAGCGCGGCTTCAATAATTCTCTGGGGCTTTGCCCGTGGTCCTTGAAGAGGTTGCGTTGCCAAGGCCGTCCCTCACAATTCGGGATTCGTTTTATCTTGTCCGGCTGGCAAAATGGTAGGGCTAAAAAGCTTAGTTATTGATTCGTTTGAACCTCACGTCCGAGGGCGGCGTGAAGCATCTTTCGAGGCGATGTGGGCGCGAGCACCGGTCTCCCCTGCGCGCAACTCGCAGAGGACCGCCCGAGTCATGCGGGAGGTGAAAGTGCAAGAAAAACCTCAAGCGCAACATCGCGACGGCCGCGTGGGCGGGCTAAGGTACAAGTAGCCAGATTCCGAGCAGTATTTCTGCTCTTTCTCGAGAGGAATGCATCTTTCCAGCGCAATCGATTTGCTTTTAGCGCAGAAACTACGATCGCATTTGGGGGCCGCTCGATTCGCTCGACGGTGGGCAGACTACGGTTTTCTCCGAACGGGACGCGATCCCGCCTGTTCACTGCACTTGGCATCTTCGACGATCGACTGACGGAACGACGGGCGATGGCTTCTGGGGATAGCCATCTTCGCGAAGCATTCGACTTGATCGTCGCCGAATTGAGGTCGCGGAAATCCCGCCGGGTCTCGAAATATTGCTCGTGCCAGGCCTGATCGCGACCATCTCCGTTCACTGTCCGATCGTTACCATCCAGACCTTTCCCATTCCTGTCGGCCTCCTCACATTTGACGAGCTGGTGGTTCAACGGATCCAGAATGTTCTGCAGGAGTACCGGTCGGTACTAAACAGCAGCTGATAACGGGATGAATCTATCGAACTTACGTCTTTTGCTCGACCAAACCATTGGCTGATCCACAATCTCGGGAAAACTCCACGGCCTGCTGCAATCGGACCCGGGCTGGCGAACGAAGAGCAGATTCGATGGAAGTGATTGCTCGACACGACCGGCCACGACGCGGCGGCTGCGGGGAATTTAATTCGCCGTCTTCTTTTCGTGCTCGATGGCTTTCAGCGTTCGTTTACAGGGTCGCTCTCCGATCACGATTTGCCAGCGAGTGAAACCGATTGCCGCGTTGGCGTCGCAGGCAACAAGGTTTCTTTGGAGGGCAATCAGTTGATTGTCGCCGTACCGACGATCCGTTCCCGTCGAGATGAAAAGTCCATCGTCCTTACGGACGACAGTACCGAGTTCAGCCCAGTTCCGTGACACATCAAACACGCTCGTTTCGTCGACCTCGATTCGAACGTTAGGAACGAGGATTCCCTTGTAATGTATGTTCCCCTGACAACCGAATGCTTCAAATTGATGCCGATCGTCCAGGAATATCGCTGTGGGCTCGTCGTGTGCGGTCGTTACCAGAAGCAGGTGATCGTACCGATCGGCCGGCAAGACCAAAGTCAGGCCGGCTCCCGCCCCGATATGCCCAACGCTGAATTCATTCGGTGAGAGCATCGCTCAGCTTCCTTGTAAGCGTTCGATCAACATGGACCAGTAGTATTCGGCGGCCCCTTCTTGTGACAAATGGCCTGCCGCGCTGCATACCGAGACTCTTGAGATAGAGATCGTGCTCGTCGTTCCGAACCGAAAGCGATTCGTTCATCGCGTTACTCTCCGTGCTCTCGCTCGCGAGATAGGCGATGCCGTCTGCTCCGATACCCCCTATGAATACGGTGCAGCGGGAGATCGCTCGGCCGCTTTGTAGACCGCAGCGGTGAATCGGTTAGCATCGATGCGGCGGAAGTCGGTTTCTATGCCCAGATTGCGGCGCTCCAGCTCCTGAAGCGAATTCTCGAAGAATTTTGCTATGTACTCGAAGCTCTCGTGCTTGAACTGGTCCCGATCGCGGTCGGTGAAGTCCTTGGCGAGCCGCAGATTGCTGGACCGGGGGCTCGATGCTCTAATCGCTGGCGAAGTCGACCGTGCAAGGCTCTGTGCAGTCTCGCGGCGGACGGCCGCCGTCGCGAGGCGATTTGCTGCTGCGCGAACGGACTTCGCGATCTCAAGCAGAGCCTGGTCTCGGTCGGGATACTGCGTGATTGGCTTGCCGTCCGGTGGTGTGGCATTCAGCTTTCCAAAGGGAGCGCCGTGCCAATCGCAAGCGCGAAGGATAACGGGCATCGATGGCGTCCCCGGCCTCATGACGCTCCATGGCACGCGTCATTTCGATGTCGTAGCAATAATCCGAGGCAAGGAAGTCGGCGCTCACGAGTAGTAGGATGATATCGTCTGTTTCGATATGCCGGTCAATCTCCGCGGCGAATTCCTGCCCCGCGCTGATGCGGCGATCATGCCAGACTGAACAACGGCTTGACGCTTGAGCAGCGAAAGTTGCTTCTCGAGCTGGTCGCGCAAGACCTCGTCCGCATGGGCGTATGAGAAGAATACGCTTGCCAAATGAGCCTCCCGCAACCGCGGCCTCTTGTCGTCGGCTAATATCAGGAGTTATGAGCTGAATAAAAGCCCGTCGCGCGACAAATGTACTTGTTTACACATGGCCTTTGGCCGACCTGGTTAAGAGGGCGAAGCTGTGTGCGACGTCGCGATCACATGCTCACGTGATCGTGCGGGCTATCCTTGCTGCCGCATATCCCGCACTTGCCCGAGGCTGTCCTGGTCGCGCGGCTAAGCTTAAGCCAGCGGCCGGGCCCGAGCCCCACCATGTTCGAGCGCAGATTATTGCCCCACGGCGGTTCGGGGATAAGTTCCAAGCACAGCTTGTTCTTAGCCGACATGAGGTGCAAACGGCCTCGTAAAGCTTGACAGGCGGTTCATCACTACCTCGACTGCGTCGCTTCTAAGTGAAGTACCGGAAACGCGAGTTTACCTTCTTACCTGTTGGCACGTGCTTCAGAATATCACCAACACGTCGCGCAGCTCGAACGGTGATAGGATCGCCAGTGTCAAACTGAGTGTTGTTGAAGTTGAGCTTGGACAAGCCGATAAGTTCTCTGGCGAGTTCCGCGGCATTTGTTTCGCCCTCTTCTCTCAGAAACTCGATGGCACGCGGGATATATGCGCCTGGATACACCTGAAAATAGGGGACGGTCCCTTTGAGATAGACTATGCCCGCGGCCTCATCAAAAAGCATTGCAGTCCCTCGTACCATAGGCGAGTCACCCGCGCGGAGCACGCGGGTGCCGGATCGCCGTATGGTGACAAGGTCCAGGACTTCCAGCTTCTCGTCCTGTGCCGCTCTCGTGAAGCCTTCCTTCTCTTCGGCGTTGAAGCTAGAGGTCTTATGCATGACAAGTCTTGCTGGCATCGTCTTATGCTCGCGCCGGTAGGTCGCCAGACCGTCGGCTAGCAGTCGTTGCGCATCATCTCTCGACAAATGAGGAGTGCGATCGTCTTTGTCGTAGTTTGCGCTTCCGCCTTGGACAACGAGACCCTCGCCGCGCTCGTCGAAAACCTGGGCAACGCTGGTCATCAACGTGTCCCCTGCCACGCTCTTGAAGAAGCTGACACCCACATAGCAGGTCGTCAACGACGATGGGTGCCGCGCAAGGCGCCATGGTACACCGCCGGCCTTGTAGTACAGCGCTGTGTGAAAGTTCCATGCCGTGGTCGCTGCGTCTTGGAGTCGCCGACTCTTCGAGCGCGCTCCAACGGGGGTGCCATAGGTGTCGGGACGCAACACCTGACAAGGCAGTTGCAAGTCAATTGCCTGCGCCTTGAATAGGTCGTGAAAATTGAGCGCTGGAGGCAACGGCGCCTTCTGTTCCGGTGCCGGTTCTTGCAGTTCGTCGATAGGCGGATCGGCCACCTGCGTGCCCGGTGTATCTCCAAGGGCGAATACCTCATGCGGAGGCGCAATGACCAGGACATGAAGTCCGCTTTTCGCGGCCAAATCGCGCGCGTGGTCGATGAAAATCTCGACGATGTGTTGCAACGGTTCGGGCTTGGCGAGCGCGGCCATCAGCTCGTGGCGTGTAATCGTGCGTGTAGCTGTGTCAGAGAGCTGTAGGGATGTGCCGAAAACCTGTTGCGTCATGCCCGGGAACGCAGGCCAAAGGGCCACCAGCTTCTTTTCATCCGACAACACACCGTTCTTGCAATGCTCCAGCCAATCACGAACTCCATCAACCGTGGCTGTTGTTCCAATAACCCCCAGACGAATGGGTACCGGGATTCCGCTGCTGCCCTTGTCGAATACTCCAAATGTCGAGAGCCCGGCGCGGATATCGACATGCAAGCTGTTTTGATGAAAGGCAAGCAGCGGTTCTTCGAAAATTTGCAGCCTCATCCGTCAAGCTCCTCGTCGTTCGAAGGGCGGACGGTTGGCACGTCCAAGGCAGTGAGAGCATTCTCGTCAACACCTGACGAGAACCGAAAATTTTCAAGAGGCGCGAATTCAAGCAGCCGCGAACAATTCGAACGGGTCCATGGCGCTCTAAGAACGGCTTGCCATTGCAGGAGTTGACTAAGCACCGATCGATTTCGCTCCAAGCGCTTGATGCCTGACAATCGGCTCTGATGATATCGATCGAGATCCTTCCCGTTTCGGGTGAAGCGGTAAGTGGGCGTGATTTCTAGATACCATTGTCCGCCAAGCCATCGAAAACGGCCTTGGAATGCGGTGTGGCGCAGGAACCTGTACGGCTTTCCCGTCTTTGGCTTGGTCTGATAATGGGCGACAACGGTAGCGGTGCTGCGAACCTTCAAGTTGGGATACTTCAGCTTCTTGGGAGGGTCATCAGGACTTCCCATGAAAGCGTAGACTTCCTGGTCGCCATGGAAGCGTACGCCTTGGTTCCACAAATCTTCTCTCAGCGCCATGTTCAACAACTGAACGAAGAGACGACGCTTGCTGTCGCTTGACGAAAACGCCCATTCGCTCGTGTCGAACTGATCCAATCCTCCGACGTCGATGATGTTCTTTAGTTTCGAGCGTTCCGGATCGGCGAGGGAATACAGATTGCCTTCGAAAATCGTCCAGGCCCCCGGGATACGATCGACCTTTTTGCCCAAGGCTTGATTCAGTACGAACCATCCCTGCTTTCGCGTGTTGCACGACGACGGTGCGACGTACAGCGTGCCAGGGAATTGGCGGAGCAGGGCCAGATTTGCGAATCCCTCCTCGCCATCTGGTATTTGCTCGTCGCGCTCATCATTGGCCTCTCCATCGGAGGCCGTGACTTCACCAGATTCCGATGGCTCTAGGACCGGTACGGGCTGAGTTCTTAGATAAGCGCGTGTAAAGGCTGCAGCCGACGAGCAAGCGTATTTGGTCCACGCGTCGAGCCGCTTGAGACCAACAATGTCACTCAAGCCCCTGATCGAAACCATCGGCGTCTTGTCGCGTGTGGCACGATGAACGCCAGCCGATTCCATCTCGATCGCAAGAATTGCGCGTGCGGTCCTGATCCATGGAAAGAGAAGCAATGGGTCTTTCACAAGGCGGTCGCTCGAAGCGATCGACCCGGCAGAAAATCTTGGCGGCCGCGCAGGGACGTTTTTGCCGTAGTGCACTTGTAGCTTTGTGCGGAGCTCGCGCTGCCAATCGGCAGGACCATAGAGCTTATTACGGCTGAACGTCACTTCCGGTCGTGGTGGCAAGCCTGACCACCATTCGCCAAGTTCTGCCTCTCGGGCCGCTAGATTAGCGATGCCCGCAGCAAGCGCTTTATCAATGGGACCTCCGCCGACGTTGTAGCTCGTATCTTCGCGAAATTTACGCGCTTCGACACTGAAATCGTGGACTCGCGTCGAGAGCACAACGTCCCCGAGGGTGATGTCGTCTGATGGCAGGCCTCCTGCAATGCCAACGACCAGAATGAGTGATGGATGCAGGTCATCGTAGAGATCGCGCGCCGCCTCCTGCGCCTCGCCATTGCCCTGCTCGATCTGGCGGAGAATGGCAATTCTATAACGTGCGTGCTGCCCGGCATCTGTCGTTCTTAACGCATACTCTCTGTGACGTCCCTTATAGATGCCCGGATCGTCCGGGAAAGCCTTCAGTACAGCCGCGAATTCATCGTCGCGGATTGTCAAAAGGCCAATGTCAACGAAGGGCTTCATATGCAGTCCTAGAAGGGTCGGCGTTGGATGGTCAGACCGCCGCAAAAAATATCGGCGGTCAGATTGGAATATAGGGAGAGGAATCGCCTATGCACGTGCATGGCGATGAAAGTCTACCACGGACAAAGCGCAAAGTTTTCCACGACACTTTATCTGTGCCGCGCACTCTGTGGTTGACGACCTATTGGCACCCTTCAACGATTCGGAAGGGTAGCTCGCCGTTTCCAGAGGGCCTTCGTGGCCGCCTATCGGCGCTCTTCCCTTGTCGTCGCTGGTTGCCGCGTGGCGTCCGCGAGCCTGCAGCAACCTCAGAGCTTGCGCTTCAGGCCCGTCTGCTGTCTCCATATCAAAGTGCCGCGGACTTTCCTGAACACCTTAAATAAGGTCCAACGCGACGGGAGCGATTGTGCAGCGGGCGATTTGCCGATCTTCGGCTTGTAACCTGTCTTTCCGAAAGAGGCCCCCATGCGCGACGACCTATATTTGAACCTCCGGCTGGCGTGGATGGCCGCCTTCGCGACCGGCCCCCGCTTTCACCCTGTTCAAATAGGTGCTCCTTGAACGTCCCGAAATATCGACTGAGCCCGCGCAATCAGCAAATCCTGAAACGCCGCCAGAGCAGTGAAAGCTTCTACTCGATCGGGAAGTCCTTCGGCATTTCCGCGGCCCGGTTAAAGCAGATTCGAACGCGAGGATGGGCGCGTGAGGCGCGCGGCTGCCAAGCTGCCGCAGCAACCCAACCCGTTGCAGTTGCGCTTGCAGCTCAGGAAAAGGCTTACCGAACTGTGCGGGAAGCCGGACTTCACGCCCGACGACGTGATGGCCCTCGATTACACGCCGGCTCTGTTCTTTCTGAGGCTGCCCCGCGCTGCTCCAGCGATTCCCGCAGATTGGATGAGCTGACGCCATTCAAGATGGAGTTGGATTGAGCAGTGCCAGCGGGGCCGCGGCAA
This genomic stretch from Bradyrhizobium sp. CCGB12 harbors:
- a CDS encoding TIR domain-containing protein, which gives rise to MQLITPDISRRQEAAVAGGSFGKRILLIRPCGRGLARPAREATFAAQASSRCSVWHDRRISAGQEFAAEIDRHIETDDIILLLVSADFLASDYCYDIEMTRAMERHEAGDAIDARYPSRLRLARRSLWKAECHTTGRQANHAVSRPRPGSA